One region of Flavobacterium sp. KACC 22763 genomic DNA includes:
- a CDS encoding BamA/TamA family outer membrane protein, which translates to MRYFLLFFLFVVFIHSTFGQKNVDSIPKKEKKIELRVMPYLSYNRNLDFMFGAIPMAMYKLNHADTISPKSLSGMTAIYTTNKSYILALFNRWYLNEDKWRVKFFFLTGNQNSQFYVDDIDQPDFYDYGTKTTVLSFGGQRKIVGKFYGGLSYTYAHYNTVYEDNISPSSVSHSNALVVNLLYDTRDAVYYPTKGYKIKLDWSTYPDFLDNELASNRISFQANRYIPTRDNKDVIAARVFGKFGLGNVAFEQQSTIGGTDIRGYSEGKYRGAGLMDIQGEYRYNFGKKMGLVGFFGIATIYGSDTPSFDWKMYPGGGVGYRYNPFKKSKFNVGLDGAVGKGDWGVYFRIGEAF; encoded by the coding sequence ATGAGGTATTTTCTACTCTTTTTCCTTTTCGTTGTCTTTATACATTCTACTTTCGGACAAAAAAACGTCGATTCTATTCCGAAAAAAGAGAAAAAAATTGAACTGCGAGTAATGCCTTATCTGAGTTATAATCGAAACCTTGATTTTATGTTTGGCGCAATTCCGATGGCAATGTATAAATTGAATCATGCCGATACTATTTCTCCCAAATCATTGTCTGGAATGACAGCTATATATACAACCAACAAATCTTATATCTTGGCTCTCTTTAACAGATGGTATTTGAATGAAGATAAATGGCGAGTGAAGTTCTTCTTTCTTACCGGAAATCAGAATTCGCAGTTTTATGTTGACGATATTGATCAGCCTGATTTCTACGATTACGGAACCAAAACAACTGTATTAAGTTTTGGAGGCCAACGCAAAATTGTTGGAAAATTTTATGGTGGTTTGTCATATACCTATGCGCATTATAATACGGTTTATGAAGATAACATCTCTCCTTCATCTGTATCGCATAGTAATGCTCTAGTTGTAAATTTACTCTACGACACAAGAGATGCTGTTTATTATCCGACAAAGGGATACAAAATTAAACTGGACTGGTCTACCTATCCTGATTTTTTAGATAACGAATTGGCCTCTAACCGAATATCCTTTCAGGCCAATAGATATATTCCAACTAGAGATAATAAAGATGTTATTGCAGCTCGAGTCTTTGGGAAATTTGGTCTTGGAAATGTGGCATTTGAACAACAGAGTACTATTGGTGGAACAGATATTCGCGGTTATTCTGAAGGAAAATATAGAGGTGCTGGATTAATGGATATTCAAGGCGAATACCGCTACAACTTTGGAAAAAAAATGGGTCTAGTGGGCTTTTTTGGTATCGCAACCATTTACGGTTCTGACACTCCAAGCTTTGACTGGAAAATGTATCCAGGCGGCGGCGTTGGCTATCGATATAATCCATTTAAAAAGTCAAAATTCAATGTTGGTCTAGACGGTGCAGTTGGTAAAGGAGATTGGGGAGTTTATTTTAGAATTGGCGAAGCTTTTTAA
- a CDS encoding FAD-dependent oxidoreductase, translated as MLLENKQVAIIGGGMGGLMLARLLQLQNSIVKVYERDLNSEVRVKGSPLDLHEDSGLIAMKEANLLDEFYKNIRPNASKARIVNQNFELKFDEHTIQKGIFQTNSENHQDSLQDISKPRPEIDRSVLRNILLNSLSPDSIVWDSQFISMEKENNGWRVYFKNGTNLYADLVIAADGANSKVRPYISTEKPIYSGITMIEGTIYNAKENAPNLFEFSKGGKVLALGKEQTIMYGTKGDGSLMFLLSSKIPESWIAENDLDFKNNKQIFDWFKQIYKDWGSEWDELFKSKELYFIPRPQYYFPFNQSWETQENLTMIGDAAHRMPPFAGKGANLALLDAFELANCLTNNQFSDMKTAISYFEKRMLERAEKALENTLKNAKQLHSENALEKLLSIFGKTA; from the coding sequence ATGTTACTAGAAAATAAGCAAGTTGCCATTATTGGCGGTGGAATGGGCGGTTTAATGTTAGCCCGTCTTTTACAATTACAAAATAGTATTGTAAAGGTTTATGAAAGAGACCTCAACTCAGAAGTTCGTGTAAAGGGATCTCCATTAGATTTACATGAAGATTCAGGTTTGATAGCCATGAAGGAAGCTAATTTATTAGATGAATTTTATAAAAATATTAGACCAAATGCCAGCAAAGCTCGAATTGTGAATCAGAATTTTGAATTGAAATTTGACGAACACACTATTCAGAAAGGCATTTTTCAAACAAATTCAGAAAACCATCAAGATTCACTTCAAGATATTTCAAAACCACGTCCAGAAATAGACCGTTCTGTTCTTCGAAATATTTTATTAAACTCTCTTTCTCCTGATTCCATTGTTTGGGACAGCCAGTTTATTTCTATGGAAAAAGAAAATAACGGCTGGCGAGTGTATTTTAAGAATGGAACAAATCTTTATGCAGATTTGGTAATTGCTGCAGACGGCGCAAATTCAAAAGTGCGCCCTTATATAAGCACAGAAAAACCCATTTACTCTGGAATTACTATGATTGAGGGCACAATTTATAATGCCAAAGAAAATGCTCCCAATCTTTTTGAGTTTTCTAAAGGTGGAAAAGTTCTTGCCTTAGGAAAGGAACAAACCATTATGTACGGCACAAAAGGAGATGGCTCTCTGATGTTTCTACTTAGCAGTAAAATTCCCGAAAGTTGGATTGCAGAAAATGATTTGGATTTTAAAAACAATAAACAGATTTTCGATTGGTTTAAACAGATCTACAAAGATTGGGGCTCTGAATGGGATGAGTTGTTTAAGAGTAAAGAATTATACTTTATTCCGCGTCCGCAATATTATTTTCCGTTTAATCAATCTTGGGAAACGCAGGAAAACTTAACCATGATTGGCGACGCTGCACATAGAATGCCTCCTTTTGCTGGAAAAGGCGCTAATCTGGCTTTGCTCGATGCTTTTGAATTGGCTAATTGCTTAACAAATAATCAATTTTCTGATATGAAAACTGCTATTTCTTATTTTGAAAAGCGCATGCTGGAGAGAGCTGAAAAAGCCTTAGAAAATACTTTAAAAAACGCCAAACAACTGCATTCTGAAAATGCTTTAGAAAAACTACTTTCTATATTTGGCAAAACAGCTTAA
- a CDS encoding helix-turn-helix domain-containing protein — translation MIHDLKYQSIKPSKNLSDFVDSFWCMENKSDQTIETIGLPDGRIDLSVIKTPETSFQIRLLGLGTQQYEKGKIPANSLTFVISFKLLATEYIFHESIEDLLNSGKILNSDFWDFNENDLENFELFCEKASAKIHSLLLKEVDNRKQKLFHLIYETKGTMTVKELSEKANWSSRQINRYFNQYFGISLKAYCSILRFRASLEHIAKGKLFPEENFSDQTHFIKEVKKISGSLPKELFQNKNDRFILLSALSSQ, via the coding sequence ATGATTCACGATTTAAAATATCAATCCATTAAACCCAGCAAAAATCTCTCAGATTTTGTAGATAGTTTTTGGTGTATGGAGAACAAATCGGATCAAACTATAGAGACAATCGGTCTTCCCGACGGACGAATTGATTTATCGGTTATAAAAACTCCTGAAACCTCCTTTCAAATTAGACTTCTAGGTTTAGGCACTCAGCAATATGAAAAAGGGAAAATTCCGGCTAACAGTCTAACCTTCGTTATCAGTTTTAAACTTCTTGCCACGGAATATATTTTTCATGAAAGCATTGAAGATCTTTTAAATTCTGGAAAAATACTGAATTCAGATTTTTGGGATTTTAATGAAAATGATTTAGAAAATTTTGAATTGTTCTGTGAAAAAGCCTCTGCAAAAATTCATTCCTTATTACTCAAAGAAGTAGACAACAGGAAACAAAAGCTATTTCATCTTATCTATGAAACCAAAGGAACAATGACCGTAAAAGAGCTATCTGAAAAAGCGAACTGGAGCAGCCGTCAAATCAACAGATATTTTAATCAATATTTTGGAATTTCGTTAAAAGCATATTGCTCCATACTTCGATTTCGAGCTTCTTTGGAACATATAGCAAAAGGCAAACTTTTTCCAGAAGAGAACTTCTCTGATCAGACTCATTTTATTAAAGAAGTCAAGAAAATTTCGGGTTCACTTCCGAAAGAACTTTTTCAAAACAAAAACGACCGATTTATACTATTATCGGCTCTCTCCTCTCAATAA